caggAAcagcacatcaccgggtaagaaggatctgtacaaggacgtcatgatggaggaccaccggcgcCTCACACCACCCGTTAAGAGGGATCTCTACAAGGACGTCATGGAGGACAACCGGAACCGCACACcatcgggtaagagggatctgtacaagaacgtcatgatggaggaccactggaaccgcacatcaccgggtaagaaggatctgtacaaggacgtcatgatggaggatcaCCAGGaccgcacatcaccgggtaagagggacctgtacaaggacgtcatgatggaggaccaccggaaccgcacaccaccgggtaagagggatctgtacaaggacgtcatgatggaggaccaccgggacCGCATACCTCcgagtaagagggatctgtacaaggatgtcatgatggaggaccaccaaaAAGCGCACAcctccgggtaagagggatctatacaaggacatcatgatggaggaccaccgggacCGCACATCACCagataagagggatctgtacaaggacattatgatggaggaccaccggaactGCACACCTCcgagtaagagggatctgtacaaggaggtcatgatggaggaccacaggAACCGAACACCACCGGGTAAGAAGGATCAGTACAAGAAGGTCATGATGGAGGCCCACGGAACCGCAcaccaccgggtaagagggatctgtacaaggaggtcatgatggaggaccaccggcccgTCACAtccccgggtaagagggatctgaacAAGGACgtaatgatggaggaccaccggcccctcacaccaccgggtaagagggatctagccaaggacgtcatgatgaagGACCACCGGAACCGTACACCATCGGGTACCAGGGATCtgaacaaggacgtcatgatgaagGACCACCAGGACCGCATATCACcgggtaagagtagagttcaggAGAGCAGTTTGAGGGTCACCCAGATCCTCCCATCATCTGATCATCACATATAACAatatattcagtcactgtgtgtcctacagatggatccagggaGAGAAATTCACCACAGAGATGTCCCCGTCCtccgtattcccaggactgtccacagGAGACTGTCCCTCAGGATCATCAGGTACATGGAGCGGAGATCTCCGTGAATATCATAAATTAGTGTAAAATGTACCAAAAatgtctcatacaactacatagAAAAAGATGAGCACCAGGATGCAACGAGGAAAAACCAAGAAATTAGCCCGGTCCTTGaggggttaataaataatttaattcTTAGACATTGAATGTGCGGTTTCTGCTCTGGACACCCCAATAACGAATGTTATTTAGTCTCAGGATCAATCCCCAATATATCAGGACTAACGAGCTGTTCTGCTACTTTATTTACAGACGTCATTTTGGAGTCATTCACTAAAACACAAACCGGATCTACTGACCGCGAAGATAATAAACCGGACCCTGGAGATCCTCAACCGGCtgtctggagaggtgaggattctgggaaatacgtcacatgacatcactcttctctattaataacacagggacatgactggagaggggaggattctgggaaatacgtcacatgacatcactcttctctattaataacacagggacatgaccggagaggtgaggattctgggaaatatgtcacatgacatcactcttctctattaataacacaggacatgaccggagaggtgaggattctgggaaatatgtcacatgacatcactcttctctattaataacacaggacatgacgggagaggggaggattctgggaaatatgtcacatgacatcactcttctcttaataacacagggacatgactggagaggagaggattctgggaatgatgtcacatgacatcactcttctctattaataacacaggacatgaccggagaggagaggattctgggaaatatgtcacatgacatcactcttctctattaataacacaggacatgactggagaggggaggattctgggaaatacgtcacatgacatcactcttctctattaataacacaggacatgactggagaggagaggattctgggaaatatgtcacatgacatcactcttccctattaataacacagggacatgaccggagaggtgaggattctgggaatatgtcacatgacatcactcttctctattaataacacaggacatgaccggagaggtgaggattctgggaaatatgtcacatgacatcactcttctctattaataacacagggacatgactggagaggtgaggattctgggaaatatgtcacatgacatcactcgtctctattaataacacaggacatgactggagaggtgaggattctgggaaatatgtcacatgacatcactcttctctattaataacacaggacaggactggagaggtgaggattctgggaatgatgtcacatgacatcactcttctctattaataacacagggacatgactggagaggtgaggattctgggaaatatgtcacatgacatcgctcttctctattaataacacagggacatgaccggagaggtgaggattctgggaaatatgtcacatgacatcactcttctctattaataacacaggacatgaccggagaggggaggattctgggaaagatgtcacatgacatcactcttctctattaataacacagagacatggccggagaggtgaggattctggggaatatgtcacatgacatcactcttctctattaataacacagggacatgactggagaggagaggattctgggaatgatgtcacatgacatcactcttctctagtaataacacaggacatgactggagaggtgaggattctgggaatgatgtcacatgacatcactcttctctattaatatcacaggacatgaccggagaggtgaggattctgggaatgatgtcacatgacatcactcttctctattaataacacaggacatgactggagaggtgaggattctgggaaatatgtcacatgacatcactcttctctattaataacaccgggtgaggattctgggaataatgtcacatgacatcactcttctctattaatatcacaggacatgaccggagaggtgaggattctgggaatgatgtcacatgacatcactcttctctattaataacacaggacatgactggagaggtgaggattctgggaaatatgtcacatgacatcactcttctctattaataacacagggacatgactggagaggtgaggattctgggaaatatgtcacatgacatcactcttctctattactaacacagggacatgaccggagaggtgaggattctgggaaagatgtcacatgacatcactcttctctattaataacacagacatggccggagaggtgaggattctggggaatatgtcacatgacatcactcttctctattactaacacagggacatgaccggagaggtgaggattctgggaaatatgtcacatgacatcactcttctctattaataacacaggacatgaccggagaggggaggattctgggaaagatgtcacatgacatcactcttctctattaataacacagagacatggccggagaggtgaggattctggggaatatgtcacatgacatcactcttctctattaataacacagggacatgactggagaggagaggattctgggaatgatgtcacatgacatcactcttctctagtaataacacagggacatgaccggagaggattctgggaatgatgtcacatgacatcacttctctattaataacacagggacatgaccggaggagaggattctgggaaatacgtcacatgacatcactcttctctattaataacacagggacatgactggagaggattctgggaatgatgtcacatgacatcactcttctctattaataacacaggacatgactggagaggtgaggattctgggaaatatgtcacatgacatcactcctctcttaataacacagggacatgactggagaggagaggattctgggaaatatgtcacatgacatcactcttctctattaatagcacagcgacatgaccagagaggtgaggattctggggaatatgtcacatgacatcactcttctctattaataacagggacatgactgggagtatatatacagtattatgATGTTTATCTCGGTCCCTCTCCATATACAGGATTACACTTTAGTGAAGAAAACCTCAGAGCCTCCACCTCACTCACTGATCCATGAGAGGAACAACGAGAAGATCCTGGACCTCACCCACAAGATCatcgagctgctgactggagaggtgacactgccaggaatgctgggacattatataataacacggtATaatgtgtctgggtgatgactgtatcattgtgtgtcaggtttctataagatgtcaggatgtcgccgtctatttctccatggaggagtgggagtatatagaagaacacaaggaggtcatgatggaggacccccAGAACCGCAcaccaccgggtaagagggatctgtacaaggaggccatgatggaggaccaccagaacAGCACATCACCGGATAAGAGGGATCTATACAAGGACataatgatggaggaccaccagaacCGCACACCACCTGGTAAGAGGAGACTTTAATCCCTTGGTGCTGCAGCCAGTTTTGGCAGTTATGACGCAAGTGACGGCACGGGCTCAGCTTCTAAATGTGGTAAATGTACGGTGGGATGCAATAATTTCTTGATggctgtgctgtatagatgtggcCAAGGGGTTCATTGATGAGAAATGAGATATTAGTTTTGAGGGTCACCCAGATCCTCCAATCATCTCATATAactatgtattcagtcactgtgcgtcctacagatggatccagtagtagaaatccaccagagagatgtccccgtCCTCCatgttcccaggactgtccagaagaAGACTCCAGTTCCCCAGAGAACCAGGTAGATGAAACTCGCCCATATCTATATAGTTCTACATTTAATCGCATCATGATCAACTGTGTTTTACGGATTTTAGTATGAAGACCTGATCATTATTAAAGTTGAAgatacagaagaagaagaattgacGTTTGTGGGGGGTGGTCAACAATATGAGGAGGAGAAACCTCCTATAGCGGTCAGCCCAGGTGAGTACGAAGGATGAAAGTAGTCTCTTATttttagggtggatttacacacggcagttgttgcagaaatttctgtggctgaagatcagttccattcatctgacggGGGATGTTTTTTTTGCGGCAAGAACATGGTTTTCTGCAAATATTCTCCCTCTGCTGTCCTGGCAGTCTGGAGGGAACTTTTGCTAAGCGGTTAGGGAGTTCCCTCATCCATGTTTAGCTGCCGgtgacagcggatcctgcgtgtctctgaactcagatgtgatcgataaccggtggatccggggtgtcagagacacgcaggaccgccTGTCATCCGAGCCATCAGCCCCAGTGACTTGACGGATTCGGCTCTGAGCGTAAGATACGGcttctatctcaaaaagtaaaacatttttgtttaataaaaaccAAAAGTGAAAAGTTACTTAAAATAGTATAATaagttgttttattaaaaaaaggtttacatagtcttcaAAGCAACATCTGGTCGCTGTGTCTTTGGGCGAATAAATCctctgtaaatccagcctaagaaaAGTATCCCAGGTGGATAGCTTTTTAATTGTAGGTGACATCTCGATCggctattttgtttttttatcattgaGGTCAGTGGGAGATGGACCAAAAATCTGTCTGTTTTTGTGTGGATTCAACAGGTCGTCCCAGCATTAAGGATATTACGGATCAGAGAATTCAGACGGCGGAGCAGTTTCGGTGTTCGGAGTGTGAAATTTGTTTGGAGGACAAGGCCAGTCTTGATGAACATGAGAAAAATCACACAATCAAAAAGAGATTTTCATGCCCCGAGTGTGGCAAATGTTTTCCATACCGATCGAACCTTGTagaacatgagagaagtcacacaggggagaaaccgtTCCCCTGTTCTGtttgtggaaaatgttttgcccACAAACGTCATCTTGCGACGCACCTGAGACTGCACACGGGCGAGAAACCATTTCCTTGTTCTGCATGTGGGAAATCCTTCACAAACAAACATCACCTTGTAAGACACGAACGGAATCACACGGGAGAGAAGCCTTTTTCTTGTTCCGAGTGTGGAAAATGTTACGCAGAGAAGTCTAGTCTAGTTCTACATCAGAGGATTCACACAGGCGTCAATCTCTTTTCTTGTTCTGAATGCGGGAAACATTTTGTGATGAGGTCTAGCCTCATCGAACATATGAGAAGTCACACCAaagagaagccattttcatgctCTGAGTGCGGAAAGGGGTTTTCACACAAATCGAAATTGGTTCAACATGAGAGGGTTCACACGGGGGAGAAACCATATGCTTGCTCAGATTGCGGGAAGTGCTTTGCGCGCAAAACCCATCTTGTACTCCATCAAAGAATTCACACGGGGGAGAAGCCGTTTTCTTGTTCTGagtgtggaagatgttttaccaACTCGTCAGCTCTTGTACAACACCAGAGAATTCACacgggggagaagccattttcatgtctCTTCTGTGGAAAGCCGTTTGCAACCAAATCTGAAGTTGTGCGCCATGAAAGAACTCACACGGGGGAGAAGCCTTTTTTGTGTAATGAATGTGGGAAAAGTTTTTCCAGCAAGTCTCTTCTTGTAATACACCAGAGAATTCACACTGGGGAGAAACCATATTCTTGTTGTGAGTGCGGGAAACAGTTTAGGGAAAACTCTGGTCTCCTCAAAC
The nucleotide sequence above comes from Rhinoderma darwinii isolate aRhiDar2 chromosome 11, aRhiDar2.hap1, whole genome shotgun sequence. Encoded proteins:
- the LOC142663530 gene encoding uncharacterized protein LOC142663530; translation: MEEWEYIEEHKDLYKEVMMEDHRNHTPPGKRDLYKEVMMEDHRPLTSSGKRDLYKEVMMEDHRNRTSGKRELYKDVMMEDHQNHTPPGKRDLYKEVMMEDHRDRTPPGKRDLYKEAMMEDHRNRTPSGKRDLYKDVMMEDHRNSTSPGKKDLYKDVMMEDHRRLTPPVKRDLYKDVMEDNRNRTPSGKRDLYKNVMMEDHWNRTSPGKKDLYKDVMMEDHQDRTSPGKRDLYKDVMMEDHRNRTPPGKRDLYKDVMMEDHRDRIPPSKRDLYKDVMMEDHQKAHTSG
- the LOC142663490 gene encoding uncharacterized protein LOC142663490 isoform X2, which produces MMEDHRPVTSPGKRDLNKDVMMEDHRPLTPPGKRDLAKDVMMKDHRNRTPSGTRDLNKDVMMKDHQDRISPDGSRERNSPQRCPRPPYSQDCPQETVPQDHQTSFWSHSLKHKPDLLTAKIINRTLEILNRLSGEDYTLVKKTSEPPPHSLIHERNNEKILDLTHKIIELLTGEVSIRCQDVAVYFSMEEWEYIEEHKEVMMEDPQNRTPPGKRDLYKEAMMEDHQNSTSPDKRDLYKDIMMEDHQNRTPPDGSSSRNPPERCPRPPCSQDCPEEDSSSPENQYEDLIIIKVEDTEEEELTFVGGGQQYEEEKPPIAVSPGRPSIKDITDQRIQTAEQFRCSECEICLEDKASLDEHEKNHTIKKRFSCPECGKCFPYRSNLVEHERSHTGEKPFPCSVCGKCFAHKRHLATHLRLHTGEKPFPCSACGKSFTNKHHLVRHERNHTGEKPFSCSECGKCYAEKSSLVLHQRIHTGVNLFSCSECGKHFVMRSSLIEHMRSHTKEKPFSCSECGKGFSHKSKLVQHERVHTGEKPYACSDCGKCFARKTHLVLHQRIHTGEKPFSCSECGRCFTNSSALVQHQRIHTGEKPFSCLFCGKPFATKSEVVRHERTHTGEKPFLCNECGKSFSSKSLLVIHQRIHTGEKPYSCCECGKQFRENSGLLKHRKIHKGETIFSCIECGKSFADKSDFRKHLRIHSSGKHFSCLICGKRFTWKAELVAHQKFHTGENQFSCSECGKSYAQKRNLRRHEKTHKL
- the LOC142663490 gene encoding uncharacterized protein LOC142663490 isoform X1 is translated as MMEDHRPVTSPGKRDLNKDVMMEDHRPLTPPGKRDLAKDVMMKDHRNRTPSGTRDLNKDVMMKDHQDRISPDGSRERNSPQRCPRPPYSQDCPQETVPQDHQTSFWSHSLKHKPDLLTAKIINRTLEILNRLSGEDYTLVKKTSEPPPHSLIHERNNEKILDLTHKIIELLTGEVSIRCQDVAVYFSMEEWEYIEEHKEVMMEDPQNRTPPGKRDLYKEAMMEDHQNSTSPDKRDLYKDIMMEDHQNRTPPVTVRPTDGSSSRNPPERCPRPPCSQDCPEEDSSSPENQYEDLIIIKVEDTEEEELTFVGGGQQYEEEKPPIAVSPGRPSIKDITDQRIQTAEQFRCSECEICLEDKASLDEHEKNHTIKKRFSCPECGKCFPYRSNLVEHERSHTGEKPFPCSVCGKCFAHKRHLATHLRLHTGEKPFPCSACGKSFTNKHHLVRHERNHTGEKPFSCSECGKCYAEKSSLVLHQRIHTGVNLFSCSECGKHFVMRSSLIEHMRSHTKEKPFSCSECGKGFSHKSKLVQHERVHTGEKPYACSDCGKCFARKTHLVLHQRIHTGEKPFSCSECGRCFTNSSALVQHQRIHTGEKPFSCLFCGKPFATKSEVVRHERTHTGEKPFLCNECGKSFSSKSLLVIHQRIHTGEKPYSCCECGKQFRENSGLLKHRKIHKGETIFSCIECGKSFADKSDFRKHLRIHSSGKHFSCLICGKRFTWKAELVAHQKFHTGENQFSCSECGKSYAQKRNLRRHEKTHKL
- the LOC142663490 gene encoding uncharacterized protein LOC142663490 isoform X3, with translation MTSLFSINNTDMAGEDYTLVKKTSEPPPHSLIHERNNEKILDLTHKIIELLTGEVSIRCQDVAVYFSMEEWEYIEEHKEVMMEDPQNRTPPGKRDLYKEAMMEDHQNSTSPDKRDLYKDIMMEDHQNRTPPVTVRPTDGSSSRNPPERCPRPPCSQDCPEEDSSSPENQYEDLIIIKVEDTEEEELTFVGGGQQYEEEKPPIAVSPGRPSIKDITDQRIQTAEQFRCSECEICLEDKASLDEHEKNHTIKKRFSCPECGKCFPYRSNLVEHERSHTGEKPFPCSVCGKCFAHKRHLATHLRLHTGEKPFPCSACGKSFTNKHHLVRHERNHTGEKPFSCSECGKCYAEKSSLVLHQRIHTGVNLFSCSECGKHFVMRSSLIEHMRSHTKEKPFSCSECGKGFSHKSKLVQHERVHTGEKPYACSDCGKCFARKTHLVLHQRIHTGEKPFSCSECGRCFTNSSALVQHQRIHTGEKPFSCLFCGKPFATKSEVVRHERTHTGEKPFLCNECGKSFSSKSLLVIHQRIHTGEKPYSCCECGKQFRENSGLLKHRKIHKGETIFSCIECGKSFADKSDFRKHLRIHSSGKHFSCLICGKRFTWKAELVAHQKFHTGENQFSCSECGKSYAQKRNLRRHEKTHKL
- the LOC142663490 gene encoding uncharacterized protein LOC142663490 isoform X4; the protein is MAGEDYTLVKKTSEPPPHSLIHERNNEKILDLTHKIIELLTGEVSIRCQDVAVYFSMEEWEYIEEHKEVMMEDPQNRTPPGKRDLYKEAMMEDHQNSTSPDKRDLYKDIMMEDHQNRTPPVTVRPTDGSSSRNPPERCPRPPCSQDCPEEDSSSPENQYEDLIIIKVEDTEEEELTFVGGGQQYEEEKPPIAVSPGRPSIKDITDQRIQTAEQFRCSECEICLEDKASLDEHEKNHTIKKRFSCPECGKCFPYRSNLVEHERSHTGEKPFPCSVCGKCFAHKRHLATHLRLHTGEKPFPCSACGKSFTNKHHLVRHERNHTGEKPFSCSECGKCYAEKSSLVLHQRIHTGVNLFSCSECGKHFVMRSSLIEHMRSHTKEKPFSCSECGKGFSHKSKLVQHERVHTGEKPYACSDCGKCFARKTHLVLHQRIHTGEKPFSCSECGRCFTNSSALVQHQRIHTGEKPFSCLFCGKPFATKSEVVRHERTHTGEKPFLCNECGKSFSSKSLLVIHQRIHTGEKPYSCCECGKQFRENSGLLKHRKIHKGETIFSCIECGKSFADKSDFRKHLRIHSSGKHFSCLICGKRFTWKAELVAHQKFHTGENQFSCSECGKSYAQKRNLRRHEKTHKL
- the LOC142663490 gene encoding uncharacterized protein LOC142663490 isoform X5 encodes the protein MTREDYTLVKKTSEPPPHSLIHERNNEKILDLTHKIIELLTGEVSIRCQDVAVYFSMEEWEYIEEHKEVMMEDPQNRTPPGKRDLYKEAMMEDHQNSTSPDKRDLYKDIMMEDHQNRTPPVTVRPTDGSSSRNPPERCPRPPCSQDCPEEDSSSPENQYEDLIIIKVEDTEEEELTFVGGGQQYEEEKPPIAVSPGRPSIKDITDQRIQTAEQFRCSECEICLEDKASLDEHEKNHTIKKRFSCPECGKCFPYRSNLVEHERSHTGEKPFPCSVCGKCFAHKRHLATHLRLHTGEKPFPCSACGKSFTNKHHLVRHERNHTGEKPFSCSECGKCYAEKSSLVLHQRIHTGVNLFSCSECGKHFVMRSSLIEHMRSHTKEKPFSCSECGKGFSHKSKLVQHERVHTGEKPYACSDCGKCFARKTHLVLHQRIHTGEKPFSCSECGRCFTNSSALVQHQRIHTGEKPFSCLFCGKPFATKSEVVRHERTHTGEKPFLCNECGKSFSSKSLLVIHQRIHTGEKPYSCCECGKQFRENSGLLKHRKIHKGETIFSCIECGKSFADKSDFRKHLRIHSSGKHFSCLICGKRFTWKAELVAHQKFHTGENQFSCSECGKSYAQKRNLRRHEKTHKL